Below is a genomic region from Zea mays cultivar B73 chromosome 9, Zm-B73-REFERENCE-NAM-5.0, whole genome shotgun sequence.
gtaccactgggggttatgaagctggtctttggctcatcttccttcttcatcctgatctggtggtagcctgaataacactcTAGTAGACTAATgaactctgacgaagctgctgcatctactagagaatctattcttggtaatgggaactcatcctttggacaagccttgttcagatcagtaaaatcaatgcacattctccttttaccattggccttcttcaccataacagtgttggctagccattctgggtattttacttctctgatgacatgaacactgagaagtctttttacttcgtttcgagcaccttcggctttattgtcagacattttctgaagcttttgcttcctgggtctgaaggatggatcaacattgagtgaatgttcaatgatgtccctgttgacaccacagagatcgttggctgaccatgcaaaaacatctttgttgttgaataaaaaccttatcaaggttttctcttgctcttcagataattgggaccccagcaataccttctgctctgctatgtcttcacatagaagcatgggcttcggctgatcagctgaagcagtcttctctcttctgtacttatactgttcacaagcttcggctccatctatattgtggattgcttttgagtctgtccaatttccttcagcctttctggcagcttcctgacttccatgaatagcaataggcccttgatccgaaggtatcttcatgcatagatatgctggatgaagaattgcttcgaatgcgttgagtgttccacgaccaatgattgcattgtaggggtattccatgtcaacaatatcaaacacaacctgttcagttcttgtattgtggacaaatccgaaggtcactggcatcgtgatcttgccaagtgctacaatctgccttcctccgaaaccacaaagagggtgtgtagcatcatggatcttatcctctggctcttgcatctgtctgaaggccttagcaaatatgatatccgctgcactgcctgtatcaaccagaacattgtggactagaaatcccttgatgacacaagatatgaccatagcatcattgtgagggtaatccttgagctgaaggtcctcttgggagaaggtaattgagatgtgggaccattttgacttgatgaagggtccctgcaccccaacatgttgtacccttctctaggcctccttcttctgcttcttgttggccggctctgagcatgaaccgcctgttatcgggagcaccagcttcgtagccaaagcagcttcagcttgattgttgaacgaagccatcagctcaaaaagtggaagtgagttcaccggaagtgggcgccaatgttgggacttgttctcaaatgctaagagtcaagaacaaggcaacacagagtattaaatgttaatgcccttcgtccttcgaagcattattccccttaggatataacaatcttcggacgaaggtcatgaaggatataccttcgtgatcaaagttataagataatgaaacatgaaatatatgaaacatgaaacatgaaagataatatAAACAAGCACATAATATCATCCATATATTTCATCATACGAACTTGAATATTAAAATACAatgtttaattacatttataccttcgatttgacagaaggcaagaatccaAGTATTGCGTGCGAGCGATTACAAGATAGCCtgcacagtacgggggtattgttcatctatttataggcacagggcacaacctgtgagatattactttcatgccctttacaaaagattacgATTATGACACAAACTCTCATGGATCaatcggtcatttcatctttaagtcggtgcaatccttcgtcttgagatatgccattatgccgaagctttatgaatgatagcttcggcactgcttttgagaggatctgccgaaggtgtttcttcttacaggatcttcggcgacgaagcatacccccaacaaaccTAGAGTAAGTGTTAATGGagatggtctaactaacctaaacaTTTTGCAAAGCACATATGCTAATCCTCAAGTGATCTTTAAGCACTCTGGTGTCTAAAGCTACAGGAATGGAGTCTCAACTCTCTAGCAATGTTTCTCAGCTCCTTCACATCTCTAATTGTTGGCTGGATGGCTATATATAGCCCCCAAATCCAAAACTAGACACTAGAAATGATGCAGACTTTATGCACACTCATCAGACACACTGGTGCTGGCACATAACACGTCGGTGCATGTCCATGCCAATTGGCCATTGGATCTAGTTGTTGCCAGTTGTTTAAGGCATCTGATGCTTTGACTGGTGTTACACTAGATATGTCCGGTGCATTATAGCCCTTCTTTGGCTGTTGTGCAACCTCTCTTAGTACCCTATCTAGTGGGGTATTCAATGGCTCACCAGACATGCCCAATGCTTTATGGATCTCCCCAAAACATATTGTAGACTTCTGTAAGTGTCATATTCGATGCGTCGTCCGATGTGATGTCTAGTGCACACTTGTGTTTAGTCTAGATTGTTTGAGTAGTCGCCCTTCTACAATACAATAACACTTTTATCTAGTGCTTATCTAGACATATCTAGTGTTACTAAGTGTTTTGCCTTTCTTCAATTGTTCATGTGTCTTTGTTTGGGTTTCTTCCACCTGTGTCTTGGACTATTGCATGATCTTCTAGGTATTCAATGATTCTTCTAGTATCTTTATTGAGGTGTTTATCATATCGATCACCACCTTGTTTTCGTCCAAGTTCATGTTACATCCTTTGAACTATAtctataaacactagcaaataaTGTTAGTCCAAATGATTATgttggtcatcaaacaccaaaacttaacTATTAAATAGACCTTAGTCCATTTCCTTATAATCTCCTCCTTTTAAAATAATGACAACATAACAAAAACAAACAAATATGAGATTCAACTATCTATCCCAATAGGTATTCTATAGCACAGTGAAAGGACAACCTGATAGAACCTCAACAATTGTAGCAGGAAAAGAATTGTGTTTAGAAAATATATTATTAAGTTTATTAGAAATGCAATGAAAAGGAGCCGACCATATGTAATTTTCTTGAACGTACATTTCAATTTTCATACCGTTTGTTGAAGGTTGAACGAAGAAGGGAGGTTGCCGCTATCTTCGAAGAAGGAGGATGCAACTAGGTCGGACTAAACTCCGACACCGTCTGACATGGGATGGGGAGGTTTTACAACTTGGAAAGTACCTCGCAAGGGGCCTCCACCATCGCAGTTTTGAGCTTCATTGCCGCCTATGCGAGATCATGCCATCAATGGATACCACCTCCCACAAGGTCGGCCAGTTCCAATGTGATTAGGCTCAACAAATTTGTACGACAAATCTTGCTGGATGCATCTTAGCCACCGCCATGCCTCCTCCAACGCCACTGATGGCTCTCCTGCCACCATCGTCGCTTCCCTCCTCCACCAAAACCACGCTCATGAAAAAAAAACGCGGGAGACAACTCAGTTGCGCGGACGCCCAGTTTAGAGAGGAATCACTCACCAGAAAATAACCGTGTGTTTGGTTGCCTGTATTTGCTGGTGCTTGCATCGCGGGATGCAATGAGCTGGTGTTTGGTTATTGTCAATCAGGCTCTATACGTGCGAGGTGTGTGTTTGGTTACCTGCATGCAGATGTAGAGCCAGGCTCGCACGATACTCAAAGCACCCTGATACTCAAATCATCCTAAGCCAGGCTCTGCAGGCACGAGCAAATTGGTTGCATTTATGGAGCCAGGCTCCCGTCGGCCTGACTCATGCAGCCAGGCTACGTAGAGAAGCCAACCAAACAGTCTTAAATGGGAGAAGAGGAGCTGGATGTGGGCCACTAAGATTTTCGGGGAAAGAAAAGAGAGAGCTGTTGGAGAAAAAAATGATTCCTCTTCTAATATTGGTTTCAGGCTGGTTTACGACTTTATTTAAGTTGCTCCAAAGAAGAGCAATATCTTATTTAACTAATAAAGGTGTGATATACAAAAGGTAAACaaaaacatactagacattatCCATAACAAAAGATAAAAAAACCAACCGTGCTTGACCCAAAAGATTTATTCTTCGAATAAACCTGTTATACACATATGGTACGTGCAAGTCTACTGGTTATAATAATGTTTAATGACCATTTTCATCCCGATATAGGCTTTCAATCACAGGAAAAAATATCAAAAGTAGCACTTTACCACCATTTTTTTCTTAAAAAAAGGAGGCGTAGCGTAGATTCTAGTATGTCGAGCTTGATAAATCATAAATAGAACACTCCGGAGGTCGGATCTCCAAACCGACACGGCCACACCCACGGACCCACCACCGGATCCATCCTATCGGGACCCGTTAAGCCGACCGCCAGCGCCTCGTCACCGGTGCGTCATTAAGGAGGCTACTAAAAAACCCACGTTTTTTCATCCTGTTTTCGCTGCAACTTCCCACCACCGCCTATATCCGCGTTCCCCCCGGGCGATCGATCGATCGCGGCTAACCTCGCCGCCGCCCCCATCGAGGCAGCCATGGCGGAGATGGCCGAACGGTCCGTCGCGGGCGAGCTGCCGGAGGAGCCGCGGCCGCCGCACGgggaggaggacgacgaggaggaagagGAGGGGGACGTGTGCCGGATCTGCCGCAACCGCGGCGACGAGGACCACCCGCTGCGCTACCCGTGCGCCTGCAGCGGAAGCATCAAATTCGTGCACCAGGACTGCCTCCTCCAGTGGCTCGACCATAGCAACTCGCGCCAGTGCGAGGTAAtatcgccgccgcccctgccctcaCTCAGCGACGGGGACGCCGCTGGGTCGTTGCTTTAGGGATTGATTAGTTCGATTGCGTGGTGGAATCGATCGATTTAATGTTGAGCTGGTGATATGGGTGCTGTTTCTTTGATATGGCGTGTAGATTGGGTCAAAACTATGTTAATAGGCATTGATAAATGGATAAGGCTATTATTCTTGCCTTTTCAGTTGCTAGAATTAGGGGATTGAGGTTCGGAATCAGGCAATTGCATAGTTTTGATGATTATTCAGCTAGCAAATGAATTTTCATAATACTCCGATGCTCTTGTGGTTTCAGAGTATTTTCAGAGGCATAGTAATTCTGTTAACCTGCAGCAAGACTCATCTTGTGCTTCTTAGCAGTGAGACTATTGGCTTGATATTGATGATTGATTTGCAGTTTCAGTTGCCTTATGTTCTCTTAGGTCCCCTTTGTAACAAGGAAAAATGGAGGAATTCTATAGGATTGGAATCGTTAGAACAAACCTCCTCTTGAATAATGCATTTTGCTAATCTAGAGAAAATGAGCGAACAAGTGTTAGTTGGGGGTTCCAAGCACAGCTGTACGGCTGGGTAGTAATGGCTTGTATCGCCAAGGAAAAAAACATACTCATGATGATGATGTGTGTCTTGTTTGTCATAACTCCATTTTCTCTAGATAATTTCTGATTTATGCATCTGTGCACTGCAGGTCTGTAAACATGCATTCTCCTTCTCACCCGTGTACGCTGATAATGCTCCGACAAGACTCCCTTTCCAGGAACTGATTGTTGGTGTTGGAATGAAAGCATGCCATGTGTTTCAATTCATCCTTCGGCTTGCCTTTGTTCTCTCAGTTTGGCTCATGATTATCCCATTCATTACCTATTGGATTTGGCGGTTAACATTGGTGAGAAGTATTGGTGAAGCGCAAAGGCTGTTCCTCAGTCACATCAGTGCTCAGTTGATTCTTAGCGATTGCCTTCATGGGTTCCTTCTCTCAGCTATCATTGTCCTTATATTTCTTGGAGCCACCTCATTACGGGACTACATAAGGCATTTGCGTGAACTTGGTGGACATGATGCTGAGAGGGATGATGGAGGTCGTGAAAGGCATGGTGCTCGGGCTGTCAGGAGGCTAGCTGGTCCTAATAATAGGGTTCCTGCAGATGGAAATATTGATGAATTAGCAGAAGCCCAAGGAATCGGTGCTGGTGAACTTTTGAGGAGAAATGCGGAAAATGTTGCTGCTCGATTAGAACGACTTGAGGCTCAGGTGGAGCAGATGCTTGATGGTCTGGATGATGCTGATGGAGCAGAGGACGTTCCTTTTGATGAACTTGTTGGTATGCAAGGCCCTGTCTTCCACTTGGTTGAGAATGCAATAACAGTGAGTACTATTTTTTCCCTACAACACGTATCTTTAGATCTCCATGTGTTGGCAACTTGGCATAACTATTTTGAGTTCCATAGTTGTGTTGCCATTCTACCGCAAAACACTAAGAACTCTTCTACTCCCTTCGTTCTGAATTTTAGTTCTTTTTAGTTTTGTCCTAAGTCGAACTTCTATAACTTTGACCTAGTTTACAGAAAAATATATTACATCTACAACACCAAATTAATGCACCATAAAGACATTTCATTGTGGATCTAATTAAAGTAATTTGATGTTTTATATTACATGCTGGTGCATTTTTTCTAACAAATATGGTCAAAGTTAGAGAAGTTTGACTAGAGAATACTATAACAACATCATTGGGATGAAGTAATTATTATGTCCAATTTAGTGATAAGCAATCTTACTAGTAGGGCCCTTTGCAATAGAGTTTCAAGATATTTTTTGTTTTGAATACCTTATTGTTGATAAACTTAAGATCGTTTACCCAAGTTTTGGTTTTAAAAAAATCCATATCAGATCTGAATTATGAAATGAAAATGGCTGGCACAATAGCAGCTTGATGTCAATTCCCAACTTTCAACAGCAACTACGATTCAGTTTTCAATAATGCAATTGTAGTTTCACATGACATAACTTTGTTACACTGTATCATCAGATTGATAGTTGAATGTACTTTCATATGGTTGTTACCATTACCATTCCCCCCCCCCTAAATCACATGTTCTTTTTGAACCTTTATTACAGTCACATCTCTTATTTTTTAAAACACTGACAGGAATGTCTTTTTTCTCCAGGTTTTGGCCAGCAATGCTATATTCCTCATTGTTGTGATCTTTGTTCCATTCTCATTGGGAAGGATTGTTCTGTACTACCTATCATGGTTTTTCTCTTCGGCTTCTACTCCTATGCTGGCAAAAATGATGCCCTTCACAGAAACAGCTATTTCTATAGCTAATGATACATTAAAGAGCGCACTTAATGTTGTGAAGAATTTTTCTTCTGACAGTAATAATGAAGGTGTTATCGGGCATGTGATTGAGGTTGTAACTCAATCCTTGAAGATAAATGCCACTGGTCTGAGTGTAATTCAAGTCACTGGGAAGAGCAGTCTGATGAAAGGAACAGCAATTGGCTCATCTTATCTTTCGGATCTGACAACTCTTGCTGTTGGATACATGTTCATCTTCTGTCTTGTACTTTTGTACATCGGATCACTGGCTTTACTTCGATATGCCAGGGGAGAACGTTTCACCATCGGAAGACTCTATGGTATAGCTACTATATTAGAGGCAATCCCTTCTCTGTGCAGGCAGTTCTTTGCTGGAATGAAGCATATTATGACTATGGTCAAAGTTGCATTCCTTCTGGTCATTGAGCTTGGTGTATTTCCTCTAATGTGTGGTTGGTGGCTTGATGTTTGCACTCTAAAGATGCTGGGCACAACAATTGCGCAGAGGATTGAATTCTTTACAGTGTCACCCTTAGCGAGCTCATCTATCCATTGGCTAGTTGGGATTGTGTATATGCTCCAAATAAGCATATTTGTCAGCCTTCTTCGAGGGGTATTGCTCAGCTACTTGATATTTCGAGCAACAGCACTAACATTTAAATTCTCATATGTCCCATCCAtcttactttttaccttattgtGGTAGGTTCTGCGCAATGGAGTTCTTTATTTTCTGCGGGACCCTGCTGATCCAAATTACAATCCATTTAGGGATTTGATTGACGATCCTGTGCATAAGCATGCCCGACGAGTTCTTTTGTCAGTTGCAGTGTATGGAAGTTTGATTGTGATGTTGGTCTTCTTACCTGTAAAACTGGCCATGAGAGTAGCTCCTTCAATTTTTCCTCTGGACATCACGTGAGTTAGCTTATCCAACATGTATTCTGATTTTTTTGTCATTTGGAATTACAATCCTAAGTGTTGTTTGCCTCCTGTGGAATTGCAGCATATTTGATCCATTTACTGAGATTCCAGTTGATGTCCTTCTGTTCCAAATATGCATCCCATTTGCTATTGAGCATTTCAAGCCTCGTGCAACCATTAAATCTCTTCTGCATCATTGGTTTGCTGTGGTTGGTTGGGGCCTTGGCTTAACCGATTTCTTGCTGCCAAAACCTGAAGAAAACGGTGGGCAGGAAAACTGGAATGGCAGGGCAGAAAGGAGAGACAGGGGACATGGTGGGCAGGAAATGGTTGCCCCACAGGTTGAACAACTTATGATACAACATGTTGCCGCAGAACATAATGACAGGGGAAATGCAAATGAAGCCAATGATGTCACTGAAGAATCTGATGTAGATGATCAGGGAGACTCTGAGTAAGTATAATCTTGTGGAAAAGAAATATCTGTGGCCTATCTTTCCATATATTTTACAAACTACACTACTACCAAAATAACTGAACAGCTTTGAACATAAGCTGTGTTTGTTTAGAAAAAGTAACTGAAAACTTGGTCCAACTATCTGCAATGATTTTCTGAGTTAAATTTTGCACATGGATTATATATCAACAGAATTGAGTAATGAGCAATGTTTACAACAAATACTCGAGAGTATGGCATCTTGAACATATTTTACTGAGTATGTCAACATGAACTACGATTAGTTATCTGACTTTTCCTTCCATCTTTAAGGTATGGCTTTGTGCTTCGCATCGTGCTCCTGCTTGTACTGGCATGGATGACACTACTAATATTCAATGCTGGAATGATAGTTATTCCTATCTCGCTTGGCCGTCTTGTTTTTGAGGGTGTTCCGCGCCTGCCAATCACACATGGCATTAAGTGCAATGGTAATTTGCATGTGATTCTGTTAGCTGAACTGATGTTATATAACTTTTCATGTTTATGAATACCAAGATCAGTTGTATAACAAGTTTGCTGACACCTTTTGGAACTCTTTATCAGATCTGTTCTCCTTTAGCATTGGGTGCTATATTCTCTGGAGTGTTGCAGCTGGGACCAGATATGCCATTGATTACATCAGATCACGACAGCTGGGATTTCTGGTTCAACAGATCTGCAAGTGGTGCTCAATTGTTTTGAAGAGCTCTTTTCTCTTGTCAATATGGGTAAGTTCTTTTAGACTGAACTTCTACTCGTTCAACTATCCCCTGTTTGAACTTGTGGGAGCTCTCTTATTTTGATAGTACCGTTTTCTGTGTAACTCTTGTTATGGATCTAACCAGTAGCGTCAATCTTTTCTTTCAGATCTTTGTTATTCCTGTGCTGATTGGACTTCTTTTTGAGCTGCTGGTCATTGTACCCATGAGGGTGCCTATTGATGAGAGCCCTGTCTTCTTATTGTACCAGGATTGGGCACTGGGGTTAATATTCTTGAAAATATGGACTAGACTGGTAAGATTGTAGATATCTGATTCTTGTCTCCTCATTATTCATTTCCCAGCTACTTATAAATCTTATTGTATAGGTTAGTTACCTATTTGGATATTTGCATTAAAATAGGATTGAGTAGATTGACCAACCTACTATGAGTTTTTCCAGGTTATGTTGGATCAGATGGCACCTTTGGTTGATGAAAGCTGGAGGTCAAAGTTTGAGAGAGTTAGAGACGATGGCTTCTCCCGTTTAAGGGGTCTGTGGGTCCTCCATGAAATTATAATGCCGATTCTCACCAAACTCCTTACCGCTCTCTGTGTCCCATACGTCCTTGCAAGGGGCATCTTCCCGGTGCTGGGTTACCCACTCATCGTGAACTCAGCAGTGTATCGCTTTGCCTGGCTTGGATGCCTGATCTTCAGCGCACTCTTCTTTTGTGGAAAGAGGTTCCATGTCTGGTTCACCAACCTCCACAACTCCATCAGGGATGACCGCTATCTGATTGGCCGAAGGCTGCACAACTTTGGTGAGGACACACCCGAGCCGAGTGAATCTGGAGCAACTATAGGGTCAGATGACCAGGACCAAGCTCTTGTCCTGCGAGATCAGGAAGAGGAAGTGGGGTTGAGGATGAGGCGCAATAATATGCGTGCAAACCAACAACCCAGGCTGGCTTTTTAAGAAGGAGATAGTTTTGGATATAGAGCTCATAACCATGGTATAAGCTTTGGCCTGCAGCTTCTGCTTGTGCTTTGTAATGGGCGTTGTAGAGGGGGTTTATGTGGTTGCGATAGGAAAGAGTCTAAGGACTGTTCTACGACAAGTCTGGGAGAAAGCTAAAGTGGTTAGTGATTATAAGAACTGGTGGCAACTCCCTTTCCTGTGGTAGTCTTGGCTGACTGTAAATATCGTTTGACAGACACTACCAGGCCAACTCAGTTTGTTGTTTCTTGTAATGACTAATGAATTAAGTTGAACTGTTGGGTAGATATAAGGTACTAGGTTGTATGACTTCCACCACTTCCACCATTTTTTTTGTCATCTTTGTTTCTTGGCAACCGCAGTATAGCATTCTATTTGTGTCAAGGAGCATACTGGTGGACAATTGCTTCCCATCACCAGCAAAGATAATATGAAGCCTCGGAACCTAAgaagcttcgtcaacgaagaccctCAGGACTCGTCGACCCTTGCCTCTTCAGTATTGTAGCGTTAAAATGAGCTATATACTAGTAGTTCAAGGTTAGTTAGCACTTCATGGGAGGGTTAGAAAGCGAGGACTTCTATAAATACCATTTGGCATGTACT
It encodes:
- the LOC103638745 gene encoding probable E3 ubiquitin ligase SUD1, coding for MAEMAERSVAGELPEEPRPPHGEEDDEEEEEGDVCRICRNRGDEDHPLRYPCACSGSIKFVHQDCLLQWLDHSNSRQCEVCKHAFSFSPVYADNAPTRLPFQELIVGVGMKACHVFQFILRLAFVLSVWLMIIPFITYWIWRLTLVRSIGEAQRLFLSHISAQLILSDCLHGFLLSAIIVLIFLGATSLRDYIRHLRELGGHDAERDDGGRERHGARAVRRLAGPNNRVPADGNIDELAEAQGIGAGELLRRNAENVAARLERLEAQVEQMLDGLDDADGAEDVPFDELVGMQGPVFHLVENAITVLASNAIFLIVVIFVPFSLGRIVLYYLSWFFSSASTPMLAKMMPFTETAISIANDTLKSALNVVKNFSSDSNNEGVIGHVIEVVTQSLKINATGLSVIQVTGKSSLMKGTAIGSSYLSDLTTLAVGYMFIFCLVLLYIGSLALLRYARGERFTIGRLYGIATILEAIPSLCRQFFAGMKHIMTMVKVAFLLVIELGVFPLMCGWWLDVCTLKMLGTTIAQRIEFFTVSPLASSSIHWLVGIVYMLQISIFVSLLRGVLRNGVLYFLRDPADPNYNPFRDLIDDPVHKHARRVLLSVAVYGSLIVMLVFLPVKLAMRVAPSIFPLDITIFDPFTEIPVDVLLFQICIPFAIEHFKPRATIKSLLHHWFAVVGWGLGLTDFLLPKPEENGGQENWNGRAERRDRGHGGQEMVAPQVEQLMIQHVAAEHNDRGNANEANDVTEESDVDDQGDSEYGFVLRIVLLLVLAWMTLLIFNAGMIVIPISLGRLVFEGVPRLPITHGIKCNDLFSFSIGCYILWSVAAGTRYAIDYIRSRQLGFLVQQICKWCSIVLKSSFLLSIWIFVIPVLIGLLFELLVIVPMRVPIDESPVFLLYQDWALGLIFLKIWTRLVMLDQMAPLVDESWRSKFERVRDDGFSRLRGLWVLHEIIMPILTKLLTALCVPYVLARGIFPVLGYPLIVNSAVYRFAWLGCLIFSALFFCGKRFHVWFTNLHNSIRDDRYLIGRRLHNFGEDTPEPSESGATIGSDDQDQALVLRDQEEEVGLRMRRNNMRANQQPRLAF